A DNA window from Castanea sativa cultivar Marrone di Chiusa Pesio chromosome 7, ASM4071231v1 contains the following coding sequences:
- the LOC142644016 gene encoding uncharacterized protein LOC142644016, whose product MLKGPTRIWYSRLTPNSISTFKELGAQFVSHFIGGHRYKKSTACLISIKQREDETLRSYISCFNKEALSIDEADDKILVAAFTNGLRKGKFLFSLYKNDPKTMSDVLYKATKYMNAEDALLALEEKLRKRERQEDTRSDKERKMATTGERWEDR is encoded by the coding sequence ATGTTGAAGGGACCTACGAGGATATGGTACAGCAGACTAACGCCGAATTCGATCAGCACTTTCAAGGAGTTAGGCGCTCAATTCGTTTCACACTTTATTGGAGGCCACCGATACAAGAAGTCCACAGCTTGTTTGATAagtattaagcaacgagaagacgagacactAAGGTCATACATATCCTGCTTCAACAAAGAGGCTCTCTCGATAGACGAAGCAGACGACAAGATACTGGTAGCAGCTTTCACAAATGGGctacggaagggtaagttcttattttccttatataagAATGACCCGAAGACAATGTCAGATGTGCTCTACAAGGcaacgaagtacatgaacgcagaaGATGCATTGCTGGCCTTAGAGGAAAAGcttagaaaaagggaaaggcaggaagACACACGATCGGATAAGGAACGGAAGATGGCTACAACTGGAGAGCGATGGGAAGATCGATGA
- the LOC142644014 gene encoding uncharacterized protein LOC142644014, with amino-acid sequence MARLDNPNIGFSEEDARRLHHPHDDALVINIRARDYNMHRVLVDNGSSTDILYYPAFQQMGIIRERLIPTNAPLVSFGGIRVYPLGVVTLSVTVGDYPQQITKDVVFLVVDCSSAYNAILGRPTLNAWKAVTSTYHLMVKFPTEYGGGELRAN; translated from the coding sequence ATGGCGCGACTTGATAACCCCAACATCGGGTTTTCGGAAGAAGATgcgcgacgccttcaccacccacatgacgacgcgcttgtcaTCAACATACGGGCAagggactacaacatgcatcgagttttggttGATAACGGAAGCTCAAcggatatcctctactaccccgcattccagcaaatggggattaTTAGAGAACGACTGATCCCAACAAATGCACCACTAGTTAGCTTCGGAGGAATAAGGGTCTACCCTTTGGGTGTCGTCACGTTGTCTGTGACGGTCGGAGACTACCCccagcaaataaccaaggatgtagtTTTTCTTGTGGTCGACTGCTCTTCTGCCTATAACGCCATCCTCGGAcggcccactctcaatgcatggaaggctgtaACCTCGACCTACCATTTAATGGTTAAATTCCCTACTGAATATGGAGGTGGAGAGCTGCGCGCAAATTAG